ATCTTGTTAGTTTCTTACTTTATATCTAGTATAGGTCCTCGAGTTTCGCTCAAATTAGTGTTTCTCATGTTGTAATCCTCGTTGTATCATttccttatcaataaaattatcttgcttttcaaaaaaaaaaaaaaaaaatataaatataaatttttgaatatatatatatatatatatatatatatatatatatatatatatatatatatatatatataggggcaggatcaatggggaagtaaccaatcggggggaagcaaaattttttatttttttttcccgttttttttaaaaaaaaatttttccggcatcaagatcacacgaaaatatgaacatttataagagacttcgtgatgaatgttattatttaggcgggaaaacgatcgacaaaaataacattcaagataatattgttcgtgaagaatatgaacgttttttttttcttcatgttttgtgaagtaaaatttagcccgatttagagtttagggtttagggtttggtgttttggatttattccataaacccaaaacaccaaaccctaaaccctaaactctaaaccctaatatctaaaccctaatatctaaaccctaatatctaaaacctcaaaatacgctcgaaaaacacgataattgttatatattacttcttcaagcgttttcccgccaaaataaaaacatttatcacaaagtgtctctactaaatgttcatattttcatctcatctataatgttcgtgaacaaagttttttcaaaaaacgaaaaaaaataaaataaaatttgcttccccccgcttcccccgattggttacttccccattgatcctcatatatatatatataagatttagaCTTTTGAGATAGTTTTTATGATACGTAATATAATATATAGCTACAAACAAgcatttatataatttattatgatacataatataatatatagctACAAAAAGTATGTTGAACGGAAAATTGACCGAGAAATTCGATAAATCGGATATTGACAGAGAAATTGGCCGTTTACCGAGAACTCGACAACCTGATGAATCCGAGTTATCGCCGAGAACTCCCGATTTTttccgatttttgcaaccttgcatAAAATCCAGTAACAGTATTTCATAAGTTATAAAACATTGAGTACTTACATATTGACTGATCAACACTATTGCCACATCATCTCTCGTTGTAAATTCTTTAAAAGCATCCTCAATTTGTTTGACAGTTGTCTCTGAAACAAATGgaaaattttcatatttcataaCCAGTAAAAAGAAACTTAAGCATCATCGGAAAGAAAACAACACAGGgactagaaatgaaaaaaaaaaaaataataataataaaaaaaaataaaaaaaaaaaatcttgatgcTTATtagtattacacaatattttactagTCAACAAAACTCCAACTCTAGGTTATAGCGTATAGCTCACAATAATCTTttataaacaagtaactagtttgaCATAGAATATGGTTGTAAAAAACATCATGTCGTGAACTAAATTAGGAGCAGTGCAAGTAATGTTATCCATCCCATCAGAATTTAACGACTTCCATTGTGGTATTTTGTAATGAAAAATTAACAAATGAAATTTAAGAGTTTACCCACTTTTAGCATTCTAAAAGTTAATGATTGGACCTATATCATTCTATTAGTTACTAGGAAGAGTATACACTTGACAAACGACCTAATACTTTCCTAAAATTATTTTCCTGGTAACATTGCAAGTTCATGATATAAAGTAATATCTTTGGCATGCTCCAATCTTTTAGACTAAAAATATTATATATCGTATAGACAAAAGCACAAAGCATCATCATGGATACATAATTTCATATATCTTTTAAAATGGTCAATATACATAGACACTACGTTAGCAAGCAATTTCAAACCAACCACCTATGGGACTAGATTTATATTAATCAATAGAGCAATGTCTAAGGAGCTTATGACTAGTATATACTTAAGGCTAGCATAAGTCTGCAAACGCCTTTTGTTACAGCCAGTTTGCCCTACTAACTTTCTTGTGTATGTTATTCATGATTTCACAATACAAAATTGGAAATAGCAATCACTGTAAATATATAGTGGTACTGTTCCAGCATGCATTTTTTGCTGCTCGCACCACTTAATACACATTCTTAATAGACCACTTAAGTTAAAAGTTCTACGGTTTTCCTATTCGGGTTACCGGGATGGCTAGTACTCCAACCCCATACTCTACTATACGCAGCCCATCAGGATTAAATTATTAATAGACCATTTAAATATTCACTAAATAAGTTACTGCTGCTAATGATGTCATTATCCCTTATATACTAACAGGGGTGTGGATCCTTGTCGTTTGGAACCCACCCCTCTCACAAAAATTGGTCAAAACTACATTGACCCAAACCTCATCCCCAAAATTGCAAAATACCCCCTCAACTACAAGCTACTTACAAAAATTACCCTGAACTACAGGGGAAAAAACGTAAATTATCCCGCTTAAAATAAAAACTGCACCCACAAACTTCGACAGCACGTATCTTTCTCCTCgccccgagttaaatttcaccgaccacaccgttaaactcgaaatacttTTATGAACAAAGCGAAACTAACTGCATTCGAAACAGACaccttttaaaaaacgctaaacacaacgacatcccgtatcttcccgcttgccgcgagttaaattttttcgaaaacAGCGTCAGacccgaaataattttacgaacaaaacgaaaaTAAGGACGTTCGaaatggacactttttaaaaaacgcaaaacacaacgacagcccgtatcttcgtaCTCGCCGGGAGTTAAATTTTTTCAACATCACTGTTAGacttgaaataattttatcaacaaacgaaactaactacgttcgaactggacaatttttaaaaaacacgaaagacgacgacacctacaacgacgcttaacacatgggccgttttCCCTTCTGAAAATACATAAAGCtaagttaaatatgaatatgcagaccgaaagcccccgccgcaacgcgcgggacGAGTTATCATGCTATAAGATGCATGATATGGAACCTTATTCACACGACTACCCAAGTATGCACAATGATAATTGTGTAACACTGTATGAAAGATGGATCAGACAATTTGATAGAAAAAATACTACTTACTTGAATCCACAATGAGGTAATTTGTCTTCCTCCTTAAGTCAACATTGCCGACTCCAGCAAGTAAAAATCCAGTTATCGTGTCCTACATCAGATATAAACAATTATGAATTAATTAAAAAGAACAGCATAGCAGTTAGATTTACCCAAAGAACATAATTACTGTAGTCAAGGCATAACTGTCAAAAGTTATCCACCATCCATTTTAAAAATAATGCACAAAATGTTGACAGCTAAAATTTGTGAAGCTGTGAGAAGACATAGATCAACTAAAATTTGAAACTTTCATTTCTCAATTCTAGGTTTTGAGCTAGATCACATAAAAATGATTTTCATGTATAAAAGTTGTCGATCAAAGTTACCAATCTAAAGCCTCAATAGCTTCTCACAACACAGAAAAACCCTTCTCATTTTATCCTTATTCGGGATTCGGGATGTTACcagaggcgaaactaggatttttttcaccgggggcaaaaaaaaaaaatttaaaccgtagcaatttttttggacaaaatttgaagattttggggcaaaatatgtaggtttggggggcaaaaaaaaaatccaccgggggcaaagtcgaaaaacccaaaaattttacactgaaaaaaataaaaattcactgGGGCGGCCGCCCCCCTACCCCCACACACTTTCGCCCCTGGATGTTACAACCGTAGGCTCATAACATAGCCCTAGTCCATTGCATTTTTCTCAAACTATTATTGAAATAGGCTTCAAATCTATCATATATAAAGTAAGTCATAGTGGATGACACAGCAATCAACAATGGATGGACCATCACCATATGAAAACACCTTTATATCGACCCATCTCGATATCAGTAAGAAGCAGAATTATAAAACAACTCAAGTTACTATATTAATTTAATTTGATATAGTCCTATCCATCTATATTGGAGAACTTCGTTGCCACTCACGCACATAAATAAGCAAATCACAAAGTGCACACGTGTAGAATGTAAAATAGTGTATCAAAATACTGATACAGATTTTGTAAAAGcagaatacacacacacacacacatcaattAGAAAATAGTAAACACCTCATCGGCAATCATAGCAATAAGTGCTGAGTTGTTGCTAGGAATTTGACCTCGGTTCGCCATTTGATCCACAAGATAAAACTGCACAAAAGATATGTGTTAGCTCCACGGATGATAAACACATCGTCAATTTTGCACATAAATGTAACATTTAGAATTTAGCAAGATATGATAAATATAATTTTAGTGATTCTATAAAAGAAGATTAGTGTGATCCAATTACTATAATTCTATGaatgaattcaatcgcgactaaaTGCACAAGTGAAGGTTACGGGTATAGATTCAGAAAACTAGATCGTAATTCTGAATCTTAAGGTTTATATGCTGAACTTGAACCATGTAACCTAGTTACCTAGAACTAATTGAGGTGGTAAATTAAGATTAAGATCGAGATAAAAACAAAATCCAGATCCGAATTAAATTCATATATCTACTGTTGGAATATATGTGTACATACATACGTGTAATTTATGGAGAAAGAGATGAAGATTGTATACCTGTAAGCTGTAATCGATTGAGAAACACAGAATATGGACTGCCACGGGGAGTATAGCAAAAACAAATATCCAAATATCGATATCAATATCAATATGTACAGTCTGAGTGTCTGACACAGTATACACGGTCGTGACCAATAAAAATTCGGGTTTACGTCTTCAAATTAATTTGGGTTGCGACTTGAACTTTATCGGTCATTACTCATTACCAATAAATAACACTTCCCAAGATCGCAAATCACTTTGCGATTTGCGTGTTGAAAATGTTTTATTCAAGTGTGTAGCGTTATAAGACCATTCACATCGGGGCACGGTTGGGGCGCCGTACCCCCGCCGTTGGAAGACGCCAATGTTACTGGCCGCCGTACCGGTGCCGTGGGTAGACCGTGGTTCATTTTGCGGTGTATTGACATTCATCAACACGCTGCTGGTGAGGCCAATAGGGAATATATCCGTTTGAAAAGAGCcgttgcctttttttttttttttttgcttcaaaCTTGCACTATAAATACTAATACCCATTTCATACATTCTATGTACTTCAACTATCAATACaaaaaacacttataaaaaatatattCGTTAATGGATCGAGATAACGAAAATTATGAAGAGGCGTTAGCACTTGCAAGTGCATATAATCCAATGTAAGTACTCGATGTTATTAATATTTTAGAAGAAGAATATGAAGCCGAAGGTGAAGTTGTACCGATACCTAGAGCTCCTACAAGACACTTTCCTAGAGACCGAGAAGTAAAAGCTAGACAACTATTCAACGATTATTTTTCCGACACCCCTACTTTCTCGCTCGATAGGTTCCAGCGACGCTTTCATATGAGTAAGTCTTTCTTCATCCGTATATGTCGAGGTATAATTAATTTTATTCAAGAACCTATACCCGATTATAGTACTTATTGTAAACAAAGACGAGATGCAACCGGTTTATACGGTTTTAACGTTTTTCAAAAATGTATGTCCGCTATAAAACAGTTAGCGTACGGTGTTGCACCCGATACTTTTGATGAATACTTACACATGGGTGAATCAACTTCTTATTTATATTTGAAAAACTTTTGCAAGAGTGTTTTACACTTATATTCGGCCGAGTACATGAGAAGGCCAAATGCACATGATGTGCAACGTTTAATTTCTAAACATGACGAAATACATGGTTTTCTGGGTATGTTGGGCAGcatcgattgtatgcattggggTTGGAAAAATTGTCCAGTTGATTGGAAAGGGCAATTTACACGAGGTGATCATGATTACCCAACAATTATGTTAGAGGCAGTTGCCTCGTATGATACATGGATTTGGCATTCTTTTTTTGGCCGGCTGGTTCAAACAACGACATAAACGTTCTAAATCAATCGGATTTATTTAACGAATTATTAAAAGATATGTAACCTCCATGTGACTATACTGTTAATGGGTTGCATTTTACTAGAGGTTATTATTTGGCGGATGGGATTTATCCGGAATGGACAACTCTCGTGCATTTTGTGGTCTCGAAGAAGATTATCCGCCAACGCGTCGTCCTTGACATTTTGACTTCCAAGAACGGGTTGAACTACATATGCGAATGGATAAAGAACTAAGGGATAAGGGCAGTCATCATTTTCTTCGAGATAATCTTATTGAACACATTTGAAATCTTCCACTAAAGCACCGTATTCGCTATGATCCTAGTTCGAGACCTTCAAACATTCCCGAACATGTGACTGATCCACAACTAGATGAGGAAGAAGCCGATGAAGAAgatatgatgacccgggaatttccgaccaaatttaaacttgatctttataaaattctgacacgataagcaaagtctattaaactaagtTCCAAAATGTTGAAACTATTTTTCATGAGTGCATTTGATCTTTgaccagtctcgacgattcacgaacaattgtttgtaaataaagatgtatatataaatgtaagtatatgtatattaacttgaaattataaaatataattaaactattaaaaataaatataaaaaaatataaaaatataagatacatgttattatatttctaTTAATAAGTATTATCTTAAGTTTACataatatcaattataaacgataataaataatattaaaaattaatataacaataatattactctcattactatATGAAGCATTAGTggcaatacatatatatatatgaagtgtgataaatttaaattattataatattatcattattattaataatattattgttataaaacttatagatattattattatgaataatatattatcattattattacattattataaagtgttattattactatttataatattaagaaatattattatAGTAACTAACGagactaaatataatacatatatgtacacagatatatatatatatatatatatatatatatatatatatatatatatatatatatatataacagatataatttaaatacagtgtatatatatatatatacaaatatacatatagaattacaagttataatataattgacatgacattattattactttcattattatcagtaatattatagttagtattaacattaatagtaacattaacatttgtattattaataaatgtTAATAAGTTTATATCTAAtagaaactatatatgtatatatatatatatatatatatatatatatatatatatatatatatatatatatataagagataaTGTTATTATTAAAGGTGAATTGAAATCTATTTCATGTTTTAAATTTTTGTTAAAACGATCTAAATTTCGAATTCTGGTTTTGAGTTCATATCGGGTTCATAAGACTGTCACAGTTTTTATTTTAATTCATTCGTTCGATTTAATTACCTTAATCAACCACTTATCATTCGGTTTCATCTATATATTCAAACCCAAATGTGTTTTAGCTGTTATAAATTCGAATTATACTCATTGAATTAATTCTGCTGATGAAGAAGGAGAGGGATAGaagaatacgggttatatataaaaTTTAGATTTAGTTATAACACAAATAAAACAGATTTGGATGGGTGGTCGAGAGTGTTGTGTGTTAggatgtggtcacgagatcgaatCCAGAGGATGTCTATTTTTTTTGGAACACATTTCATGTGAGGTAGTAttcataattttattattattattattattattattattattattattattattattattattattattattattattattattattattattattattattgttgttgttgttgttgttattgatatggttattattattattattgttgttattattattattactagtgttataattattattattattattaacatttttttaaACTAATATCCTTaagtattaatacaattattattaatattaacattattatgatcattagaaatattattaagtgttataaatatatagattaaagatTTTGGAATaatattatttttgtcattattattatatgtaaaatcatatttattattaacataagtactattattattaatgttatcattatcattattagtaatgtattattgaaaattattatttttacaactatattattattattactattatttttactactattatcattattattattattattattattataactatgttattattaaaagatcattaataataaaactatcattttatcatttttatatccagatattagtattattatctttactttagtagtattacaattattaattttataaacaaaaGAGTTTTATACAtcaaaagtatattacatactatattttcttatgaaatattattaattataataaaactaaattacatatagggtataaaaatattttaaaagtattataagtaaacacatatataaatataaatattaaatttaatatgttatatatacataacaataagtaaccatttaaaaatattataatatatatatatatatatatatatatatatatatatatatatatatatatatatatatatatatatatatatatatatatatatatatatatatatatatatatatatatatataactttattcgatttcaattatgtgtattaataaatatacaaatgatataggttcgtgaatcctagacCAACCCTTCAttcttcagttgttcaatatagtcatatgtatttttactacgagatacattaggtgagtttcatttgcctttttaccctttatatttttgggctgagaatacatgcgcaatttttataaatgttttacgaaatagacacaagtaatcgaaattacattatatagttgaatgatcgaagccgaatatgccccttttgcttggtaacctaagaattagtaaactgatctactaattgacgcgaatcctaaagatagatctattgggcctaacgaaccccatccaaagtaccggatgctttagtacttcgatgttgtttttgttAGACGGATTAAATTATAATAAGGCCCGAGTCCGTATGTGGTTTTAGGTTTATTTGACGGGGTGATATTGAAACGTCGGCTCATGGTGGCCAAGGTCTCGGGATCATACCCTAAGCTCTTGATACCATGTTATAGAATGAAACCCCGTGGGTTTAACTTTATTATAGCACGGTATATATAGGGATACAAGATAAATATAACCCTAAAAACCCTAACGGACCCAAGCCCACGTATTGGACTTGGGCCTAATCCTAttatctaacactcccccgcagtccgaacggcgaaatcgcgaaagttcggactggagcaaaacaataaacataaacattaaataaatagaTGAAATaaacttttttttcttttcatttgtTGCATCAAATAGCCTGATATTCGTTGATAGGGTTGCAGATTTCTTGACGGCTTCTCCTTTTCCGTAGCGTTTTTTTTACGCCGTGGCTTGCTGTGCCTAAGGATCAAGTACCGCTTTGATATGCTACTTTTGGCGACGATAACGGTATTCAACGCTGCAAAggatgtttttatcatgtccgaaggatttcccgaaatgataggggatattcttatatgcatcttgttaatgtcggttaccaggtgttcaatccatatgaatgatatttttgtctgtatgcatgggacgtatatttatgagaactgaatatggaaatcttgtggtctattaaaatgatggaaatgattatttatgttaaactaatgaactcaccaaccttttggttgacactttaaagcatgtttattctcaggtacgaaagaaatcttccgctgtacatttactcatcttagagatattatttggagtcattcatgacatatttcaaaagatgttgcattcgagtcgttgagttcatcaagattattattaaatcaattatagttggatatattataaaatggtatgcctgtcatcaactttcgatgtaatgaaagattgtctttttaaaaacgaatgcaatgtttgtaaaatgtatcatatagaggtcaagtacctcgcgtgaaatgtcccgttcttattgattaaaaacgttccatattaattgatttcgttgcgaggttttgacctctatatgagacgtttttcaaagactgcattcatttttaaaacaaaccataacctttatttcataaataaaggtttaaaaagctttacgtagattatcaaataatgataatctaaaaatatcctgtttacacacgaccattacataatggtttacaatacaaatatgttacatcgaaatcagtttcttgaatgcagtttttacacaatatcatacaaacatggactccaaatcttgtccttattttagtatgcaacagcggaagctcttaatattcacctgagaataaacatgctttaaacatcaacaaaaatgttggtgagttataggtttaacctatatatatcaaatcgtaacaatagaccacaagatttcatatttcaatacacatcccatacatagagataaaaatcattcatatggtgaacacctggtaaccgacattaacaagatgcatatataagaatatccccatcattccgggacacccttcggatatgatataaatttcgaagtactaaagcatccggtactttggatggggtttgttaggccaaatagatctatctttaggattcgcgtcaattagagtgtctgttccctaattcttagattaccagacttaataaaaaagggcatattcgatttcgataatt
This genomic window from Rutidosis leptorrhynchoides isolate AG116_Rl617_1_P2 chromosome 2, CSIRO_AGI_Rlap_v1, whole genome shotgun sequence contains:
- the LOC139891712 gene encoding V-type proton ATPase subunit F-like; this translates as MANRGQIPSNNSALIAMIADEDTITGFLLAGVGNVDLRRKTNYLIVDSKTTVKQIEDAFKEFTTRDDVAIVLISQYVANMIRFLVDSYNKPVPAILEIPSKDHPYDPSHDSVLSRVKYLFNTESVAGDRR
- the LOC139888606 gene encoding uncharacterized protein, translated to MDRDNENYEEALALAKEEYEAEGEVVPIPRAPTRHFPRDREVKARQLFNDYFSDTPTFSLDRFQRRFHMSKSFFIRICRGIINFIQEPIPDYSTYCKQRRDATGLYGFNVFQKCMSAIKQLAYGVAPDTFDEYLHMGESTSYLYLKNFCKSVLHLYSAEYMRRPNAHDVQRLISKHDEIHGFLGMLGSIDCMHWGWKNCPVDWKGQFTRGDHDYPTIMLEAVASYDTWIWHSFFGRLRLLFGGWDLSGMDNSRAFCGLEEDYPPTRRP